In one window of Streptomyces griseus subsp. griseus DNA:
- a CDS encoding acyl carrier protein, giving the protein MSYSSEEVRETVLAIIEQLAPERERFDAGRDMRLVEDLGFHSLALLEMAFAIEDDFDLPPIDEKTGRSIQTTEQVLAYVLSQVEVRTPS; this is encoded by the coding sequence ATGTCCTACTCCAGTGAAGAGGTGCGCGAGACCGTGCTCGCGATCATCGAGCAACTCGCCCCCGAACGGGAGCGGTTCGACGCGGGAAGAGACATGCGCCTGGTCGAGGACCTCGGCTTCCACTCCCTCGCCCTGCTGGAGATGGCGTTCGCGATCGAGGACGACTTCGACCTCCCGCCGATCGACGAGAAGACCGGCCGCTCCATCCAGACCACGGAACAGGTACTCGCCTACGTCCTGAGCCAGGTGGAGGTCAGGACCCCGTCGTGA